The following proteins are encoded in a genomic region of Roseinatronobacter sp. S2:
- a CDS encoding peroxidase-related enzyme (This protein belongs to a clade of uncharacterized proteins related to peroxidases such as the alkylhydroperoxidase AhpD.) yields MSDQVTKLNLPPVDPLPERTQKYLELAEQKLGMVPNVLQAYLFDVAKFDAFVGMYNDLMLGDSALSKLEREMIAVVVSSINRCWYCQVAHGAAVRELSGDPALGEAMVMNYRAAPLDARTRAMLDFAALVTEASAKVCEADRDALRAHGFSDRDIFDIIAVVGFFSMSNRVASATGMEPNAEYHTMARHV; encoded by the coding sequence ATGTCCGATCAAGTGACAAAGCTGAACCTGCCACCGGTTGATCCGTTGCCGGAACGCACACAGAAATATCTGGAGCTTGCAGAGCAGAAACTGGGCATGGTGCCGAATGTCTTGCAGGCCTATTTGTTCGATGTGGCGAAATTCGACGCCTTCGTGGGCATGTATAATGATCTGATGCTGGGTGACAGCGCGCTGAGCAAGCTGGAGCGCGAGATGATTGCTGTGGTGGTGTCATCCATCAACCGGTGCTGGTATTGTCAGGTCGCCCACGGCGCGGCAGTGCGGGAGTTGTCGGGTGATCCTGCGCTGGGCGAGGCGATGGTGATGAATTACCGCGCAGCGCCGCTGGATGCGCGCACCCGCGCCATGCTGGATTTTGCAGCCCTGGTCACAGAGGCCAGCGCGAAAGTGTGCGAGGCCGACCGCGACGCCCTGCGCGCGCACGGGTTTTCCGACCGTGATATATTTGACATCATCGCGGTGGTGGGCTTTTTTTCGATGTCCAACAGGGTGGCATCGGCCACGGGAATGGAGCCGAACGCCGAATACCATACCATGGCACGGCACGTCTGA
- a CDS encoding YcjF family protein, with the protein MTDRKPFLVELDDTTAAASPDTAPPLPDDDGPPQQAATGHAMLLAMRGARTRITLWAKLGWGGLAGFITLALSVTAWDFVTRLVARNQALGYLALGLLVLLVAAACAMILREWAGIRRLHRIDRLRQQADHARTAQDRAEAAQTVAALMALYADRPDMRWPVGRMAEITPDQPDADALLDQAEATLLAPLDAAARLQVEAAARQVALLTAMIPLALVDVIAALVTNLRMIRRIAEIYGGRAGTLGSLRLLRGVITHLLATGAVAVGEDMVGAVASGGIVSKLSRRFGEGVVNGALTARLGIAAIEICRPLPFQTLPAPRTSAIMRRAVSGLFDKAS; encoded by the coding sequence ATGACTGACCGAAAGCCTTTCCTCGTCGAACTTGACGACACCACCGCTGCCGCCAGCCCTGACACCGCGCCGCCGCTGCCCGATGATGACGGCCCGCCGCAACAGGCCGCAACAGGCCATGCGATGCTGCTTGCCATGCGCGGCGCACGCACAAGGATCACGCTCTGGGCCAAACTGGGCTGGGGGGGGCTGGCAGGCTTCATCACGCTGGCGCTGTCGGTCACAGCCTGGGATTTCGTGACCCGACTTGTCGCCCGCAACCAAGCGCTCGGCTATCTCGCGCTTGGCCTGCTTGTCCTTCTTGTCGCCGCCGCATGCGCCATGATTTTACGCGAATGGGCAGGCATCCGCCGCCTGCACCGCATCGACAGGCTGCGCCAGCAAGCCGACCATGCCAGAACGGCCCAAGACCGCGCCGAAGCTGCACAAACGGTCGCTGCGCTGATGGCGCTTTATGCCGACCGGCCGGACATGCGCTGGCCCGTAGGCCGCATGGCGGAAATCACCCCCGACCAACCCGATGCTGATGCCCTGCTTGATCAGGCCGAGGCCACACTTCTTGCCCCGCTTGACGCCGCTGCCCGCCTTCAGGTCGAAGCCGCCGCGCGGCAGGTGGCCCTGCTGACCGCCATGATCCCGCTTGCTCTGGTCGATGTGATCGCGGCCCTTGTCACCAATCTGCGCATGATCCGCCGCATCGCCGAAATCTATGGCGGGCGCGCGGGCACATTGGGCAGTCTGCGGCTGTTGCGCGGGGTTATCACCCATCTTCTTGCAACCGGTGCCGTCGCTGTGGGCGAGGATATGGTCGGCGCGGTCGCATCCGGCGGGATTGTCTCGAAACTCTCGCGCCGCTTTGGCGAAGGGGTGGTGAATGGCGCGCTGACCGCACGCCTTGGCATTGCCGCAATCGAAATCTGCCGCCCCCTGCCCTTCCAGACCCTGCCGGCGCCGCGCACCAGCGCCATCATGCGCCGCGCCGTCAGTGGCCTGTTCGACAAGGCATCATGA
- a CDS encoding YcjX family protein: protein MASGRLTYALADRVERAGATVTGAISGVFSEPALRLGVTGLSGAGKTVFITSLVANLLDRGRMGRMQAVAGGHIEAAFLQPQPDDTLPRFDYEKHLAALTGPAPHWPEGTRQISQLRLSFRVRPAGLLAGIRGSRVQHIDIIDYPGEWLLDLVLLDKSYEQWSGETLARLKTRPYADDFLTRLAATDPVAPHEEATALALTESFTNYLHTARANGLSDITPGRLLLPGDLAGSPVLTFVPMAGTGPRGSLAREMARRFDAYKAQVVRPFFRAHFARIDRQVVLADVLGAIHAGPDAVDRLGQTMTELLSTFRPGRTAWLARILGGKRVERILFAATKADHLHHSQHPRLTAITTALLRQSRDRADFAGANTNALSIAALRTTVEEQHEQGGQMLDCVRGKLLDSGKQAAFHAGDLPADPAQLIGQSGHDAARRWLDADYRIMRFAPAPLTRAPGDGLPHIRMDSAAEFLIGDLLK from the coding sequence ATGGCATCCGGCAGATTGACATATGCGCTTGCGGACCGCGTTGAACGCGCGGGCGCCACGGTGACAGGCGCAATTTCGGGCGTGTTTTCCGAACCTGCGCTGCGGCTGGGGGTCACTGGTCTGTCGGGCGCGGGCAAGACAGTGTTCATCACCTCGCTGGTGGCCAATCTGCTGGATCGCGGGCGTATGGGCCGGATGCAGGCTGTGGCCGGTGGCCATATCGAAGCGGCCTTTTTACAACCGCAACCTGATGACACGCTGCCACGCTTCGACTATGAAAAGCATCTGGCGGCGCTGACAGGTCCCGCGCCGCACTGGCCCGAAGGGACGCGCCAGATCTCGCAGTTGCGGCTGTCGTTTCGGGTGCGCCCGGCGGGGTTGCTGGCAGGGATCAGGGGCAGCCGCGTCCAGCATATCGACATTATCGACTACCCCGGCGAATGGTTGCTGGATCTGGTGCTGCTGGACAAAAGCTATGAACAATGGTCCGGCGAAACACTGGCGCGGCTGAAAACCCGCCCCTATGCCGATGATTTCCTGACCAGACTTGCCGCAACAGACCCAGTCGCGCCGCATGAAGAAGCGACAGCGCTGGCCCTGACCGAAAGCTTCACAAACTATCTGCACACGGCCCGCGCCAATGGTCTGTCCGACATCACCCCCGGGCGCTTGCTGCTGCCCGGCGATCTGGCAGGCTCGCCGGTGCTGACCTTCGTTCCGATGGCGGGCACAGGGCCGCGCGGGTCGCTGGCGCGCGAAATGGCGCGCAGGTTCGACGCCTACAAGGCACAGGTGGTCCGCCCCTTCTTTCGCGCCCATTTCGCCCGCATCGACCGTCAGGTTGTGCTGGCCGATGTGCTGGGTGCCATCCATGCGGGGCCGGATGCCGTGGACCGGCTGGGCCAGACGATGACGGAACTTCTGTCGACATTCCGCCCCGGCCGCACGGCATGGCTTGCCCGCATTCTGGGGGGCAAACGCGTGGAACGCATCCTGTTTGCCGCCACCAAGGCCGACCATCTGCACCACAGCCAGCACCCCCGCCTGACCGCGATCACAACCGCCCTGCTGCGCCAGTCCCGCGACCGTGCAGATTTCGCAGGCGCCAACACGAACGCACTGTCCATCGCCGCGCTGCGCACCACCGTTGAAGAACAGCACGAACAGGGCGGGCAGATGCTGGATTGCGTGCGCGGCAAGCTTTTGGACAGCGGCAAGCAGGCCGCCTTCCATGCAGGCGATCTGCCCGCAGACCCTGCCCAACTCATCGGGCAATCCGGCCATGACGCGGCGCGGCGCTGGCTGGATGCGGATTACCGCATCATGCGATTTGCCCCTGCCCCCCTGACCCGCGCACCGGGCGACGGGCTGCCTCATATCCGCATGGACAGCGCGGCCGAATTCCTGATCGGGGACCTGCTGAAATGA
- the hemC gene encoding hydroxymethylbilane synthase, whose translation MTHVYPTPDQPLKIGTRGSPLALAQAYETRARLMAAFNLPEQAFEIVPIKTTGDDRSMIDADRPLKEIGNKGLFTKEIEEAMLAGRIDIAVHSMKDMPTEQPDGLVLNCYLPREDVRDAFVSRRGVASLADLPAGAVVGTSSLRRRAQLLNRRPDLNVVEFRGNVQTRLSKLDNGVADCTFLAMAGLNRLNMSDVASSAIAPEDMLPAIAQGAIGIEWRSADDRTAELLARLHDVPTDQRLAAERAFLAGLDGSCETPIAGLAMIEGGEIWLRGEILRPDGSERLFDEGRAPLADAALLGQDMAARLRARAPAGFFDWH comes from the coding sequence ATGACACATGTATACCCGACCCCCGACCAACCCCTGAAAATTGGCACGCGCGGCTCTCCTTTGGCGCTGGCACAGGCATATGAGACGCGCGCGCGGCTTATGGCCGCATTCAACCTGCCAGAGCAGGCGTTCGAGATTGTGCCCATCAAGACAACAGGCGACGACCGCAGCATGATCGACGCCGACCGCCCGCTGAAAGAGATCGGCAACAAGGGGCTGTTCACCAAGGAAATCGAAGAGGCGATGCTGGCAGGCCGCATCGACATTGCCGTGCATTCCATGAAGGATATGCCGACAGAACAACCTGACGGGCTGGTGCTGAACTGCTACCTGCCGCGCGAAGATGTGCGCGATGCGTTCGTTTCGCGGCGCGGGGTCGCATCGCTGGCCGACCTGCCCGCGGGCGCGGTTGTCGGCACATCCAGCTTGCGGCGCAGGGCACAGTTGCTGAACCGCCGCCCCGACCTGAACGTGGTGGAATTTCGCGGCAATGTTCAGACGCGGCTGTCCAAGCTGGACAATGGCGTGGCCGATTGCACCTTTCTGGCCATGGCGGGCCTGAACCGTCTGAACATGTCAGATGTCGCAAGTTCCGCCATCGCCCCCGAAGACATGCTACCCGCCATTGCCCAAGGGGCCATAGGCATTGAATGGCGCAGTGCTGACGACCGCACCGCCGAACTGCTGGCACGCCTGCACGATGTGCCCACCGACCAGCGGCTGGCGGCGGAACGCGCCTTTCTGGCCGGGCTGGACGGGTCTTGTGAAACCCCGATTGCCGGGCTTGCCATGATCGAGGGCGGTGAAATCTGGTTGCGCGGCGAAATATTGCGCCCTGACGGGTCTGAACGCCTGTTTGACGAAGGGCGCGCGCCTTTGGCAGATGCCGCGCTTCTGGGGCAGGACATGGCCGCAAGATTGCGCGCCCGCGCCCCTGCCGGGTTCTTCGACTGGCATTAA
- the hemE gene encoding uroporphyrinogen decarboxylase, translating to MTAPAPTKTILRALAGETLPTPPIWMMRQAGRYLPEYRATRAQAGDFLSLCYNPELAAEVTLQPIRRYGFDAAILFADILLVPQALGADLWFVTGEGPRLSQIGNRAGVDALKPVDAIHDTLSPVYETVRILARELPRDTTLIGFAGAPWTVATYMIAGRGTPDQGPAHMMRESEPQAFDALMDRITLATIEYLSMQIQAGAEVVKIFDSWAGSLKGDAFTRYALEPARQIIRAINERHPGVPVIAFPREAGDAYIGFGRATGADCVAIDNSVTPEWAAQHVQCDGCVQGNLASSHMVTGGQALVDETTRVVRAFSKGPHIFNLGHGITPDADPENVALMVETVRSFKA from the coding sequence ATGACCGCACCTGCCCCGACCAAGACAATCTTGCGCGCCCTTGCAGGCGAAACGCTGCCAACGCCGCCAATCTGGATGATGCGGCAGGCAGGCCGCTACCTGCCGGAATATCGCGCGACGCGGGCACAGGCGGGGGATTTCCTGTCGCTATGCTACAACCCCGAACTTGCGGCCGAGGTTACGTTGCAGCCGATTCGCCGCTACGGGTTCGACGCGGCCATTCTGTTTGCCGACATTTTGCTGGTGCCGCAGGCGCTGGGCGCAGACCTGTGGTTTGTCACCGGCGAAGGGCCGCGCCTGTCGCAGATCGGCAATCGTGCAGGTGTTGATGCCCTGAAACCCGTGGATGCCATTCATGACACGCTGTCGCCGGTTTATGAAACCGTGCGCATTCTGGCGCGCGAATTGCCGCGCGACACCACATTGATTGGCTTTGCCGGTGCGCCCTGGACCGTGGCCACCTATATGATTGCCGGACGCGGCACCCCTGATCAGGGACCGGCCCATATGATGCGCGAATCTGAACCACAGGCATTTGATGCGCTGATGGACCGCATTACACTGGCAACAATCGAATACCTGTCCATGCAAATTCAGGCAGGTGCCGAAGTCGTCAAGATATTCGACAGTTGGGCGGGGTCGCTGAAGGGCGATGCTTTTACCCGCTACGCATTGGAACCCGCCCGCCAGATCATCAGGGCCATAAATGAACGCCACCCCGGCGTGCCCGTCATTGCCTTCCCGCGCGAAGCAGGCGACGCCTATATCGGGTTCGGCCGCGCAACCGGCGCGGATTGTGTTGCCATCGACAATTCGGTAACGCCCGAATGGGCGGCACAGCATGTGCAATGTGACGGCTGCGTGCAGGGCAATCTGGCGTCCAGCCACATGGTCACCGGCGGTCAGGCGCTGGTTGATGAAACGACGCGCGTGGTGCGCGCCTTCAGCAAGGGGCCACATATCTTCAATCTGGGCCACGGCATTACGCCCGATGCAGACCCCGAAAATGTCGCGCTGATGGTCGAGACTGTGCGCAGCTTCAAGGCATGA
- a CDS encoding fasciclin domain-containing protein, with protein sequence MMKSTLSTLAVVAAFAAPAFADSHSHDMDIVDIAAGNEIFSTLVAAVTAAGLVDTLKGDGPFTVFAPTDDAFAALPEGTVEALLDDIPTLTAILTYHVVPGAVMSGDLTDGMMAETVNGQSITIGVGDTVTVDGATVIQADIEASNGVIHVIDSVILPE encoded by the coding sequence ATGATGAAATCAACCTTGAGCACATTGGCTGTTGTTGCGGCATTCGCGGCGCCTGCTTTTGCGGACAGCCACAGCCATGACATGGACATTGTCGATATTGCGGCCGGAAACGAGATCTTCTCGACCCTCGTTGCGGCTGTGACTGCCGCAGGTCTGGTTGACACGCTGAAAGGTGACGGGCCGTTTACGGTGTTTGCGCCCACCGATGATGCCTTCGCGGCGCTGCCTGAAGGCACAGTCGAAGCCCTGCTGGACGATATTCCGACCCTGACTGCGATTCTGACCTATCATGTCGTTCCCGGTGCGGTGATGTCGGGCGATCTGACAGATGGCATGATGGCTGAAACCGTGAACGGCCAATCGATCACCATCGGTGTGGGCGACACTGTTACCGTTGATGGCGCGACCGTCATTCAGGCCGATATCGAGGCCAGCAACGGCGTGATCCATGTGATCGACAGCGTAATCCTGCCGGAATAA